A region of Spiroplasma endosymbiont of Crioceris asparagi DNA encodes the following proteins:
- a CDS encoding glycerol-3-phosphate acyltransferase: protein MYLGNFIASVIGYCIGSLLFGKIIVYLKTSKNLEDYGSGNLGATNASRVIGKWWGFGVFLLDYSKIFVTAFIALGFSLINSPLFYGTSVIIPCVFCFIGHIYPIFNKFKGGKGVSSFSALLFIVNWYFSFLFIIIWWILTLTINKISFSGIASVIILAILIWIPILNGFANVDSNLIWKFNSKAANLAAYFEKDFVTNIFNHIRIKHFLNINNDFQLDSYILNNILITLCGLVVIVKHKTNIKRLLNGTEPSWLTWRQKMKEKKLDK, encoded by the coding sequence ATGTATTTAGGAAATTTTATTGCCTCAGTTATTGGTTATTGCATTGGAAGTTTATTGTTTGGAAAAATTATAGTTTATTTAAAAACAAGCAAAAATCTTGAAGATTATGGTAGTGGTAATTTAGGAGCAACCAACGCTTCTCGTGTTATTGGTAAGTGATGAGGATTTGGAGTTTTCTTATTGGATTATTCTAAAATATTTGTTACAGCATTTATTGCATTGGGGTTTTCTTTAATTAACTCACCATTGTTTTATGGAACAAGTGTTATTATTCCCTGTGTATTTTGCTTTATTGGTCATATCTATCCGATCTTTAATAAATTTAAAGGTGGTAAAGGAGTATCTTCTTTTTCTGCATTATTATTTATTGTAAATTGATATTTTTCATTCTTATTTATTATAATTTGATGAATATTAACACTAACAATTAATAAAATAAGTTTTTCAGGAATTGCAAGTGTAATTATATTAGCTATATTAATTTGAATACCAATCTTAAATGGTTTTGCAAACGTTGATAGTAATTTAATTTGAAAATTTAATTCTAAAGCTGCTAACCTAGCTGCTTATTTTGAAAAAGATTTTGTCACTAATATATTTAATCATATAAGAATTAAACATTTTTTAAATATAAATAATGATTTTCAATTAGATAGTTATATTTTAAATAACATTTTAATAACATTGTGTGGTTTAGTTGTCATTGTTAAACATAAAACAAACATTAAAAGATTATTAAATGGTACAGAACCATCTTGATTAACTTGAAGACAAAAAATGAAAGAAAAAAAATTGGATAAGTAA
- a CDS encoding riboflavin kinase, translating to MDKNKLLLENKFDEYVELIGEYFAIEDVVVRGLQIGKTIGYPTINFLIKEELPLQCASFKSDVYYNGQKYIGYSCYWKNQNQQIMFETYIMNFSQDVYGETIKVVPRKFISMNIKAKNLEEVKAKITKDIEKAKEW from the coding sequence ATGGACAAGAATAAATTATTGCTAGAAAATAAATTTGATGAATACGTAGAATTAATAGGTGAATATTTTGCTATTGAAGATGTTGTAGTTAGAGGTTTACAAATTGGCAAAACAATTGGTTATCCAACAATTAATTTTTTAATAAAAGAAGAATTACCATTACAATGTGCATCATTTAAATCTGATGTTTATTATAATGGTCAAAAGTATATTGGTTATAGTTGTTATTGAAAAAATCAAAATCAACAAATTATGTTTGAAACATATATTATGAATTTTTCTCAAGATGTTTATGGAGAAACAATTAAAGTTGTTCCTCGAAAATTTATTAGCATGAATATTAAAGCTAAAAATTTAGAAGAGGTTAAAGCTAAAATTACCAAAGATATTGAGAAGGCAAAAGAATGATAA
- a CDS encoding deoxyribonuclease IV → MIKKVLLGSHVSMTSTNKYLIGSLEEALSYGANTFMIYTGPPQNFRRTAIEKLNVVEFKQKLIEANIDIKNLVVHAPYIINLGNTIKEQTFNFSVEALISEIQRVGQIGIRKLVLHPGASVGGEISKSLDSLVKGLNLALEQTKGIDVIIALETMSGKGSEICINFDQMKYVIDKVNDQSRVGVCFDTCHLNDAGYDIKNNFETILDEFNEKIGLDKLQVVHLNDSKNGIGSHKDRHENIGKGLIGLDALAKILHHDKLNNIPFILETPWIENKTKAPYKEEINLLLKNNKL, encoded by the coding sequence ATGATAAAAAAAGTTTTACTAGGATCACATGTGTCTATGACTTCAACAAATAAATATTTAATTGGCTCTTTAGAAGAAGCTTTGAGTTATGGTGCGAATACATTCATGATTTACACAGGACCTCCACAAAACTTTCGACGAACAGCAATTGAAAAATTAAATGTTGTTGAATTTAAACAAAAATTAATTGAAGCAAATATTGATATTAAAAATTTGGTAGTTCACGCTCCTTACATAATTAATTTAGGAAACACAATCAAAGAACAAACATTTAATTTTAGTGTTGAAGCATTAATAAGTGAAATTCAACGAGTGGGACAAATTGGGATTAGAAAATTAGTATTACATCCTGGGGCTAGTGTTGGTGGTGAAATATCAAAATCACTTGATTCTTTAGTTAAAGGTTTAAATCTTGCTCTTGAGCAAACTAAAGGTATTGATGTAATTATTGCTTTAGAAACCATGAGTGGAAAGGGCAGTGAAATTTGTATCAACTTTGATCAAATGAAATATGTTATTGACAAGGTAAATGATCAATCAAGAGTTGGTGTGTGTTTTGATACTTGCCATTTAAATGATGCGGGTTATGATATAAAAAATAATTTTGAAACAATACTTGATGAATTTAATGAAAAAATTGGTTTAGATAAACTACAAGTTGTGCATTTAAATGATTCAAAAAATGGTATAGGTTCACATAAGGATCGTCATGAGAATATTGGCAAAGGTTTAATTGGTTTAGATGCTTTAGCAAAAATTTTGCATCATGATAAACTAAATAACATACCTTTCATTTTAGAGACACCGTGAATTGAGAATAAAACTAAGGCTCCATACAAAGAAGAAATAAATTTACTATTAAAAAATAATAAGTTATAA
- a CDS encoding transcription antitermination factor NusB, protein MASKIEVREGVVQLLYRYYLLELNKNTLKQEVLDNFQVDFFNEKDNLNMLDLINELEKIESHLSSKLNKSWSWERLAPVARAILVNGYFEINYLNVSKAIVIDKSMDILRKYIPTTDPKFINAILDEKK, encoded by the coding sequence ATGGCCAGTAAAATTGAAGTTAGAGAAGGTGTAGTTCAATTATTATATAGATACTATCTTTTAGAATTAAATAAAAATACCTTAAAACAGGAAGTGCTTGATAATTTTCAAGTAGATTTTTTTAATGAAAAAGATAATCTTAATATGTTAGATTTGATTAATGAATTAGAAAAAATTGAAAGTCACTTAAGTAGTAAGTTAAATAAATCATGAAGTTGAGAGCGTTTAGCCCCAGTTGCTAGAGCTATATTGGTAAATGGTTATTTTGAAATTAATTATTTGAATGTTTCAAAAGCAATTGTTATCGATAAATCAATGGATATTTTAAGAAAATATATTCCTACAACTGATCCAAAATTTATCAATGCTATTCTAGATGAAAAAAAATAG
- the xseA gene encoding exodeoxyribonuclease VII large subunit gives MNNEFITVLELSRILKQKIESIYELKNINVKGEISNLTFSKSGHIYFSLKDNESVISCAIWKSNSAMFKALKPKEGDEIIASGKIGFYHPQNKITFTVSNVILEGKGGWQVLYDEKMQAYEKRGYFDLNNKKPIPKFAKNIGVITAETGDAIKDIIRNIHNRRKGINIFLFPCMVQGENASTEISKRIQEANQFSPKLDIILVGRGGGSYEDLWAFNEDNVVEAVFASKIPIISCVGHENDNTIIDSVADLRASTPTGAAIAATELTDDNLIMILNNLHGSLANDLVRIVDFEKHELLNQIDELNSELENKVNQYKEELNLFNSKLELLNPKEPLKRGYAIVMNLKNEIIDSVEKVYNEKEIKLVFEDGEAIIKVG, from the coding sequence ATGAACAATGAATTTATAACAGTCTTAGAATTGAGTCGAATTTTAAAACAAAAAATCGAATCAATTTATGAATTAAAAAATATAAATGTTAAAGGAGAAATTAGTAATTTAACTTTTTCTAAATCAGGACATATTTATTTTTCTTTAAAAGATAATGAATCTGTTATTTCATGTGCTATTTGAAAATCAAATTCAGCAATGTTTAAAGCACTAAAACCTAAAGAAGGCGATGAAATTATAGCTTCTGGAAAAATAGGCTTTTATCACCCACAAAATAAAATTACCTTTACTGTTTCTAATGTAATTTTAGAAGGAAAAGGTGGATGACAAGTTTTATATGATGAAAAAATGCAAGCATATGAAAAAAGAGGTTATTTTGATTTAAACAACAAAAAACCAATTCCGAAGTTTGCAAAAAATATTGGTGTTATTACAGCTGAAACTGGGGACGCAATAAAAGACATTATTAGAAATATTCACAACCGAAGAAAAGGAATTAATATCTTTTTATTTCCTTGTATGGTTCAAGGCGAAAATGCAAGCACAGAAATTAGTAAAAGAATTCAAGAAGCAAATCAATTTTCACCTAAGCTAGATATTATTTTAGTTGGTCGTGGTGGGGGTAGTTATGAAGATCTTTGGGCGTTTAATGAAGACAATGTAGTAGAAGCAGTTTTTGCTTCTAAAATACCCATTATTTCATGCGTGGGGCATGAAAATGACAATACAATAATTGATTCAGTTGCAGATTTAAGAGCATCAACCCCAACAGGGGCAGCAATTGCTGCAACTGAACTAACAGATGATAACTTAATTATGATTTTGAACAACTTACATGGAAGCTTGGCAAATGACCTTGTACGAATTGTGGATTTTGAAAAACACGAGCTTTTAAATCAAATTGATGAATTAAATTCTGAATTAGAAAATAAAGTTAATCAATACAAAGAAGAATTAAATTTATTTAATTCGAAACTAGAATTGTTAAATCCAAAAGAACCATTAAAAAGAGGTTATGCAATTGTTATGAATTTAAAAAATGAAATTATTGATTCAGTGGAAAAAGTTTATAATGAAAAAGAGATTAAATTAGTTTTTGAAGATGGTGAAGCCATTATAAAGGTAGGTTAA
- a CDS encoding exodeoxyribonuclease VII small subunit, protein MEKDIKEIIDQLKESVAKLRDEKNISKALQIYENSITLIKDAKTELEKVEGKVKKVIAGLEKEFNG, encoded by the coding sequence ATGGAAAAAGATATTAAAGAAATTATTGATCAATTAAAGGAAAGTGTTGCAAAATTAAGAGATGAAAAAAATATTTCTAAAGCTCTTCAAATTTATGAAAACTCAATTACTTTAATTAAAGATGCAAAAACAGAACTTGAAAAAGTAGAAGGTAAAGTTAAAAAAGTTATTGCTGGATTAGAAAAAGAGTTTAATGGATAA
- a CDS encoding DNA polymerase IV codes for MDNKVFFLIDFDAFFISCHAIENKYINEVPAVVCENNKKGIVITANYKSRAIGVKTAMPIFKVKKIIPDILIINPDMDLYSQVSRETFKAISDTFTSKMEVVSIDECFLEVSDSYKKYGTVMNMANEIKEFVKTNFNLTCSIGVSSNKFLSKMASEFNKPDGVSKMLPTEIEEKLWPLDIQKMYGVGAATTKKFEALKVKTIGDLARQKRETVIELLGKHGFNLWINANGLSEDEINLNYFEINSVGNEWTLTQLSNNEYELENHLRDLTEMVCNRVKKRLKKAYTVAIVVVYKDFGEKLSKKKKTRQITLKTPSNDLEEIFPHVLELFYSFWNGDLVKLIGVRLANLVEDFSVKKQLSIDEVNVIKKYNVVESIMDNINNSINKKMLITGTNLIKKNEKYSNNFKYSKVEKENRKK; via the coding sequence ATGGATAATAAAGTTTTTTTTCTAATTGACTTTGATGCTTTTTTTATTAGTTGTCATGCAATCGAAAATAAATATATTAATGAAGTGCCAGCAGTTGTTTGTGAAAATAATAAAAAGGGTATTGTAATTACTGCTAACTATAAATCACGAGCAATAGGCGTTAAGACAGCCATGCCAATTTTTAAGGTTAAAAAAATTATTCCTGATATTTTAATAATAAATCCTGATATGGATTTATATTCACAAGTTTCAAGAGAAACTTTTAAAGCAATTAGCGATACTTTTACTAGTAAAATGGAAGTTGTTTCTATTGATGAATGTTTTTTAGAAGTGAGTGACTCTTATAAAAAATATGGAACTGTAATGAATATGGCTAATGAAATTAAAGAATTTGTAAAAACAAATTTTAATTTAACTTGTTCAATTGGTGTAAGTTCTAATAAATTTCTTTCTAAAATGGCATCAGAATTTAATAAACCTGATGGTGTATCAAAAATGTTACCAACTGAAATTGAAGAAAAATTATGACCACTAGATATTCAAAAAATGTATGGTGTTGGAGCAGCAACTACAAAAAAATTTGAAGCTTTAAAAGTTAAAACAATTGGGGATTTGGCTAGACAAAAACGAGAAACAGTTATTGAACTATTAGGTAAACATGGATTTAATTTGTGAATTAATGCTAATGGCTTAAGTGAAGATGAAATTAATCTTAATTATTTTGAAATTAATTCTGTTGGTAATGAATGAACTTTAACCCAATTAAGCAACAATGAATATGAACTTGAGAATCATTTACGTGATTTAACGGAAATGGTCTGTAATCGGGTTAAAAAGCGTTTAAAAAAGGCTTATACAGTTGCAATAGTTGTTGTTTATAAAGACTTTGGTGAAAAATTATCTAAGAAAAAGAAAACCCGACAAATTACATTAAAAACGCCATCTAATGATTTAGAAGAAATTTTTCCACATGTGCTTGAATTATTTTATTCATTTTGAAATGGTGATCTAGTCAAATTAATTGGAGTTAGACTTGCTAATTTAGTTGAAGATTTTAGTGTTAAAAAACAATTATCTATTGATGAAGTTAATGTTATTAAAAAATATAATGTTGTCGAATCAATAATGGATAATATTAATAATTCAATAAATAAAAAAATGTTAATTACAGGTACAAATTTAATTAAAAAAAATGAAAAATATAGCAATAATTTTAAATATTCAAAAGTAGAAAAAGAGAATCGCAAAAAATAA
- a CDS encoding SprT-like domain-containing protein translates to MIGIDELILELTIIHKQLNKLFFNSELSDVKITIERALNRKRRKLGSFDMSNKWSDNLKHITIYTAALNANYYKIIEILLHEMCHQYNFENNLIDTENNGRHNKRFKKIGEKVLLQFLEPYPKYMGYAFTTYSDQLKFVIDNKLDFNKNVFKIVHKDSEPSIEGYSKRKTYKCKCGTRISNSNLELKIMCLECNTIFKY, encoded by the coding sequence ATGATAGGCATAGATGAATTAATTTTAGAACTTACAATAATACACAAACAATTAAATAAATTGTTTTTTAATAGTGAACTTTCAGATGTAAAAATTACAATTGAAAGGGCACTTAATCGTAAACGCAGAAAATTAGGTTCTTTTGATATGTCTAATAAATGAAGCGATAATTTAAAACATATTACAATTTATACTGCAGCTTTAAATGCAAATTATTATAAAATAATTGAAATTTTATTACATGAAATGTGTCATCAATATAATTTTGAAAATAACTTAATTGACACTGAAAACAATGGTCGTCATAATAAAAGATTTAAAAAAATAGGGGAAAAAGTGTTGTTGCAATTTCTAGAGCCATATCCCAAATATATGGGTTATGCCTTTACAACATATTCTGATCAATTAAAATTTGTTATAGATAATAAATTAGACTTTAATAAAAATGTTTTCAAAATAGTTCATAAAGATTCAGAACCATCAATTGAAGGATATAGTAAAAGAAAAACATATAAGTGTAAATGTGGAACTAGAATTTCTAACTCTAATTTAGAATTAAAAATAATGTGTTTAGAATGTAACACTATATTTAAATATTAA
- a CDS encoding dephospho-CoA kinase: MIVGISGNIGSGKTIISKKVLEKLDKNKWKLIEVDQLNSLLYKDKVFINFVKDNFGADIFANNEINKDLLKKNIFKDKTTFSKFSKFAWLLVEKYLIEKVNKEFNYLIDGAIIYQFKNIKFDKLFFIQNNENIANAIKRSTTSVKEEILFLNNFQESLKKSSEIITIKYQPNLSEIIFKKIMEN, translated from the coding sequence GTGATAGTTGGAATCTCGGGAAATATTGGTTCTGGAAAAACAATAATATCGAAAAAAGTTTTGGAAAAATTAGACAAAAACAAATGGAAATTAATTGAAGTTGATCAATTAAATTCATTGTTGTATAAAGATAAGGTTTTTATTAATTTTGTTAAAGATAATTTTGGAGCAGACATTTTTGCTAATAATGAAATAAACAAAGATTTACTAAAAAAAAATATTTTTAAAGACAAAACAACATTTTCAAAATTTTCAAAATTTGCTTGATTATTAGTTGAAAAATATTTAATTGAAAAAGTAAATAAAGAGTTTAATTATTTAATAGATGGTGCAATTATTTATCAGTTTAAGAATATTAAATTCGATAAATTATTTTTTATTCAAAACAATGAAAATATTGCAAATGCAATTAAAAGATCAACAACTAGTGTAAAAGAAGAAATACTTTTTTTAAATAATTTTCAAGAATCGCTTAAAAAAAGCAGTGAAATTATAACAATTAAATATCAACCTAATTTATCAGAAATTATATTTAAAAAAATAATGGAAAATTAA